A genomic region of Mus musculus strain C57BL/6J chromosome 7, GRCm38.p6 C57BL/6J contains the following coding sequences:
- the Tex101 gene encoding testis-expressed protein 101 precursor, with translation MGACRIQYVLLIFLLIASRWTLVQNTYCQVSQTLSLEDDPGRTFNWTSKAEQCNPGELCQETVLLIKADGTRTVVLASKSCVSQGGEAVTFIQYTAPPGLVAISYSNYCNDSLCNNKDSLASVWRVPETTATSNMSGTRHCPTCVALGSCSSAPSMPCANGTTQCYQGRLEFSGGGMDATVQVKGCTTTIGCRLMAMIDSVGPMTVKETCSYQSFLQPRKAEIGASQMPTSLWVLELLFPLLLLPLTHFP, from the exons ATGGGAGCCTGCCGCATCCAGTATGTCCTGCTCATCTTTCTTCTAATCGCCTCACGTTGGACTC TGGTCCAAAATACCTACTGCCAGGTGAGTCAAACCCTGAGTCTGGAAGACGATCCAGGCCGTACCTTTAACTGGACTTCAAAGGCTGAGCAGTGCAATCCAGGAGAACTTTGCCAAGAAACGGTCCTGTTGATTAAAGCAG ATGGAACCAGGACCGTCGTTTTGGCCAGTAAGAGCTGTGTTTCTCAAGGAGGAGAGGCGGTGACTTTCATCCAGTATACTGCACCTCCTGGCCTGGTTGCCATCTCTTACAGTAACTACTGCAATGACTCCCTCTGCAACAACAAAGACAGCCTAGCGTCAGTCTGGCGAGTGCCAGAGACCACAG CAACCTCCAACATGTCAGGAACCCGCCACTGCCCGACATGTGTGGCCCTGGGCTCCTGTTCCAGTGCCCCCTCTATGCCCTGTGCCAATGGCACAACTCAGTGCTATCAAGGAAGACTTGAATTCTCTGGAG GAGGCATGGACGCCACCGTGCAAGTTAAAGGCTGCACCACTACGATCGGCTGCAGACTGATGGCCATGATAGACTCAGTGGGACCCATGACAGTGAAGGAGACCTGTAGTTACCAGTCATTCCTTCAGCCCCGGAAGGCAGAAATCGGGGCCTCTCAGATGCCCACTTCACTGTGGGTGCTGGAGCTACTGTTTCCGTTACTGCTGCTCCCCCTCACCCACTTCCCTTGA